The Desulfovermiculus halophilus DSM 18834 genome includes the window GCCAAGAACTGCGAGACCTGCTCCGATGCCCTGCGGTCCATGATAGCCAGATAACCTCCGGTCGGGTTGGGATCGGGGGGATGCTCTGTGCAGTCATCCCCCCGCCCTGATCCGCTGCATCACATAGGACGTGAACATCCGGGCGGCATTCAGTCCCTGTGCCTCCCAGACACCGCGGAACCCGCCAAAGGCCGAGACCTCAAAGACCACCGGTCCGTCTTCTGTCTCGGCCACATCCACACAAGTAAAATCCAGGTCGAACTGGCCCTGGGCCTTGGAGGCCAGATCAATGCACCCCCGGCTGGGCGCGTAGGCCTGATACCGGCCTCCGCTGGCTGTGGAGGTATTCCAGGATGGTCCTGGATTGCACCGGGCATAGGTGGTCAGGTATTCCCCGCCCAGAAAGACAAGCCCCAGATCCCGCCCGTTGAGGTCTATCTTTTTCTGGATGTAGATGACTGCATTCTCGGCCGAGTAGGCCCGCATCTCCCGGTCCAGATCCGGTGTATCTCCAATCACCCGCATCCCCCTGGCCTTGGAGGTGTACAGCGGCTTGAGCACTGCTTGGCCGAACCTGCGCACAGCCTGCTTGGCCTCCTCTATATCCTCGGTCACCACCGTGGGAGGCATGGGGATCCCGGCCAGCTGCAAGGCCACAGTGCAGCTCAGCCGGTCCACGACCCGCATCATGCTCTCTGGGGGGGAAAAGATCGGCAGTCCCCGGCGATGCAAAAACCGCAGCATCTCCAGCCGGTCCAGAAGATCCGGGGAGTATCTGCTGCCGATCTTTTTGACTATCAGCCCGTCCAGCTCCAACAGATCGCGTCCCCGAAAAAAAGCGGTCCCCCGGCTGAGATCCAGGGTCACCGAGGTCATATCCACCAGCAGGGAATGCCCGGTCTGATCCCTGACCTCATCGGCCAGCCACTCCGAAGACCGCCCTCCCGGGGTTCCCACCACACCTATGTGCCACATATCGCCTCCTTAGGACGTAACGACCTCCCGGGGCAGGACAAAGGACTCCCAGCCCTGATCGCGATGGGCTGCCAGCCGGTCCAGGAGATAGTGCGCCCGCAAAAACATGCTTTTGGCAAAGTCAGGATTCAGCTCGAACCGGGTCGAGGTATAGAACGACCTGCTCAGGGCCAGGGCCAGACGGGCCTGAAAGGTCCAGTCCCCCCGCCAGCGGGCAAAATCCAGGGCAAAGCCGTACATGCTGGCGTTCAGCCAGTTCAAGCGAAAGCGCAGAGCGGGATTAAAAACCGGTATGCGGTAGTTGGAGACCAGAAACACCGCCACGTCCTGGACATAATCCCCGTAGGTCGAGCGGTGCAGATCGATGAAATGAATCTTTTGCTCCCCGTGGCTGTAAACCAGGTTATTGGTATTAAAATCCCCGTGAATAAAGACCGAGAACGGAGCGGGCAGCTCCTGCTCCACGACCGCTGCGGCCTGCAGCAGCTCCTCTGTGGATGGGAGCACGGCGCGGCCGATGTTTTCCCTCCTGCGCCGGAAATGGGGATGAACATTCAAGATCGCCTCCAGGCGCTTGCGCAGCTGGGGGATGTATCTGGTCTGCACCTTGCGGTCCGCCACGGATTGGGTCCAGACCTCCTCCAGCACTTCCCGCAGGATAAAGAATGCATTGCGCACTGTATCCATGTCCGTGGTCAGCACCGTCTCATCCACAGTGCATCCTGGAAGGAGCTCCAGCAAGAGAGAAGCCGTGTCCTGCTCCATATCTTCGTGAAAGCTGAATATCTTGGGCACCATCTCCGGAAAGATCCCCTGCCAGTGCTCCAGGCACTCCTTCTCCCGGCGGATCTTTTTCCGGGCCCCTTCCTTGAAGATCGATTCCTGTCTGGAATGGGTCCGGTTCGTGTTCTCCACCCGCCCGATCCGGCACCCGGATCTGGAGCCCCAGATATAGGTGAGGTCCACCTCCGAAAGCTCGGCTGGCAACCCGGACTTGGTCAGGTTTTCCTGCAAGGCCTGGAACTGATGGATCTTGATCTTTTCTCCAATGATGGCGAACAGGATGGCCTCTCCGATGTTCAGAAGCGCATCCCCGATCCGCTCCAGGTACCGGATGATGAACACCACGGTCATGTAGTCCCCGGGGCAGCGCGGCCCATGCTGCAGCTCGTCCATAATCCGATCGAACCTGGCCTTGCACATCTTATCCAGGGTGTTTTCAGTGCGGCAGATATGCAGGGTCCGGGGCAGGCTCTTCTCCTGAAGGGCGGTATGGATCTCATCCATTCCGGACAGTATTTCCCGGATCATGCTCTGGTAGTCGTAGGCCTGCAGAAAATTGGGATCGGACAGATGGTGGACCTGGTGAACGATATTCACGCAGTAGTCGGCTATGCGTTCCAGATTGACCGCAATGGTCTGCACAGCCCGGTAGGTGTTGATGGCCTGGGTGGAAAGCCTGTACTCTGCGGCTGAGGCGATATGGGCGTAACAGGCGTTTTCAATGCTGTTTTTCAGGTTGTCGATATAATCGTCCCTGGAGACGATGTATTCATACAGCTCCGCCTCAGGAGCCAGAAGAAAGGTCGAGGTCTGCCGGATATGGCTGATGACTTCCAGGATCAAAAACCGAAAGTTATCGTGGAGTCCGCTCGCGGTCATTCTTGGTTCTTCGGCCTTGGCTGCGGATGGGAGAAGGCGTCCGCGACGCGCGCAGGATGCGGAGTCATCCGGCCCCGGTCCTTATTCCCCGGTTGAGGATTGGATGGATATATGTTTTTCCTGCTCCGTCTCAAAGACCGAGGCATCTTCCCAGGAAATTTCAATCTTCAGCTTGTTCCCGGCTCCCTTTTTCCTTCCGGTTATGGACAGATGCAGCATGGAGGCCGGGGTCAGGATCATCTCCCGCCCCTCGGCGGACAAAACGATCCGCTGCTCTGCCACGGCCTCCTGCAGGGCCCGCAGCAGGCCCTGGATGGTGGCCGTATCCTGGACCGATTCATGGACGAACTCGTTATCTTCCGCCATTGCCCATCTCCATGCACAAAGGATTTCGGTTCTTCGACGTAGCCTGGGGGTTTTTGGAGGCAATTCCACTTTCTGGGTCCAAGAGCCAGGATTTCCTGCGCCGGGTCTGGAAGTCCTACCCCTGCAGCCTGGCTGTGTATTCGGATATGACCCCTGCCCGGGCAACCCCGCTTCGCAGCAGCCGCTTGCGGATTGCCCAGTCCTCCCATGCCGGCTGATAACCGACCTCCCGGCCGGCCTTGGCCGGATCTGTCTCCGTCTCCGTCCTGACCTTCTCCCCCATATGAGTGTCGTCACCCATGAAAATCAAAAGCGGAGGCCTGGACCGGGACCGCTCCCTGTTCTTTGAGGTGACCACTTCGATCAAAAAGTCGGTATAGCGCTGGGACTGCGGGTTCCAGACTTCATACCCGTCCACGTCGTACTCTGCAAGGAGTATGGGCCAGAACTGCTCCGGATGGGGAACGACAATCCCGGCCCCCAGTCCACGGGCCTCCTCAATGACCTCTGAGGTACGAAAGAAGTACTGCAAGGGAAAATCGCGCTTGACCTCCTTTTTCACCTCCTGCAGGAAGTTCAGGGCCTGGTCAATCAGCCGGTGGCCGTAGTTCGGACGCAGGGCATGAAAGAAGTTGCGGACCATTTTGTTCTTGACCACATCCAGGGGCAGTTCGGCTAGGTGCGCGTGCAGCAATGTGTCCAGCTTGGTGACATGCACGGCGATGAACCGGATCAGATCGGCATCCGCCCCGGTCACTCTGGCGGCTGCGTCCAGACGTTCCTGCACCGGCTGGGTGAAGGTCCGGAGCAGATCCAAGAGCTGGGTTGCCCTGTACTGCCTGGTGTGCTCCAGCATGGAGCACAGCACGTCTGCCCCGGCCGCCTTTTCCCCGGTCATATGCACCAGAAGCTGAACCTTCTGGTTAAAACGCCGGGAGTAGCAGTCGACCTCCACCCCAGAGTACCCGGCATGGGACATGAGCACATTGTGCTGGGTGGGGATGACCAGCTCCTGCTCCCGGTTGGGAAACATGGTCTGCATCCGGGAGACAGCCAGGGAGATGGGCACGAACTCCGGATGCCAGTGCACGGCCAGGACCTCCCGCTGTCGGGGACAGACCTCGTCCGGGACGCACACCTGGCTTTGTTGCTCGTCGCTCAGAGCCGTGCTGTTGATCCGCCAAAAGACGCCCTCATCCCGGTCGGTCACTTCCTCTGGGATTGGATCCGGAACCAGGGATGGGAACTGGGGCTTTGATGTAAACATGGGGTGCTCAGCAAGCTATGGCATTCAGGCGCCGCCCTGCTATTTATAGGTTCTTCGCCGTAGCCTGTGGATTTTTGGAGTTTGCCATCTCTTCTGTGTATGCAATTCCACTTACTGTGTCGAAGAGCCTATTTATATCTGTCGTGACATCGGTCCTTCAAGGATTCGATGTGATCAAACGCCCGTTGCATGGCCGCCAGCTCCTCCCGGTCAAAGGCCTCCTGGAATTCCTGGCAGGCCTGGGTAAATCCCGGGTAGAACTCGTCTCCATAGCCGATGAACTCTGTCATCCTGGCACAGTCCTGGAGAAAGACGGTTACTATCTCCCGGGACGGCTGCTGATTGGCCCGCAGATTCGCCCCCAGCTCCTTGTAGTAGGCCTTCATCCGCTTTTTAAGCCGCGCATAGACGGCCTCTTCTCCTTCATCGTCATCGCCTTCCTCGGCTTGCCACGGAGTGACCTTGACCTTGAGGTGGAAAGGCTCGTCC containing:
- a CDS encoding GAK system XXXCH domain-containing protein; translation: MNEKRRYTFEVSKTELGRFLRTLADSLENDAAQVEEFGLDLSNMRKMKLSAKSWPDEPFHLKVKVTPWQAEEGDDDEGEEAVYARLKKRMKAYYKELGANLRANQQPSREIVTVFLQDCARMTEFIGYGDEFYPGFTQACQEFQEAFDREELAAMQRAFDHIESLKDRCHDRYK
- a CDS encoding amphi-Trp domain-containing protein, producing MAEDNEFVHESVQDTATIQGLLRALQEAVAEQRIVLSAEGREMILTPASMLHLSITGRKKGAGNKLKIEISWEDASVFETEQEKHISIQSSTGE
- a CDS encoding PhoU domain-containing protein, whose translation is MTASGLHDNFRFLILEVISHIRQTSTFLLAPEAELYEYIVSRDDYIDNLKNSIENACYAHIASAAEYRLSTQAINTYRAVQTIAVNLERIADYCVNIVHQVHHLSDPNFLQAYDYQSMIREILSGMDEIHTALQEKSLPRTLHICRTENTLDKMCKARFDRIMDELQHGPRCPGDYMTVVFIIRYLERIGDALLNIGEAILFAIIGEKIKIHQFQALQENLTKSGLPAELSEVDLTYIWGSRSGCRIGRVENTNRTHSRQESIFKEGARKKIRREKECLEHWQGIFPEMVPKIFSFHEDMEQDTASLLLELLPGCTVDETVLTTDMDTVRNAFFILREVLEEVWTQSVADRKVQTRYIPQLRKRLEAILNVHPHFRRRRENIGRAVLPSTEELLQAAAVVEQELPAPFSVFIHGDFNTNNLVYSHGEQKIHFIDLHRSTYGDYVQDVAVFLVSNYRIPVFNPALRFRLNWLNASMYGFALDFARWRGDWTFQARLALALSRSFYTSTRFELNPDFAKSMFLRAHYLLDRLAAHRDQGWESFVLPREVVTS
- a CDS encoding GAK system ATP-grasp enzyme; its protein translation is MWHIGVVGTPGGRSSEWLADEVRDQTGHSLLVDMTSVTLDLSRGTAFFRGRDLLELDGLIVKKIGSRYSPDLLDRLEMLRFLHRRGLPIFSPPESMMRVVDRLSCTVALQLAGIPMPPTVVTEDIEEAKQAVRRFGQAVLKPLYTSKARGMRVIGDTPDLDREMRAYSAENAVIYIQKKIDLNGRDLGLVFLGGEYLTTYARCNPGPSWNTSTASGGRYQAYAPSRGCIDLASKAQGQFDLDFTCVDVAETEDGPVVFEVSAFGGFRGVWEAQGLNAARMFTSYVMQRIRAGG